A single region of the Drosophila miranda strain MSH22 chromosome 2, D.miranda_PacBio2.1, whole genome shotgun sequence genome encodes:
- the LOC108154994 gene encoding maternal protein pumilio isoform X4 has translation MVVLETASALLGGPYAQGAPALKMVQKRYIGLHQWLGPIRSKELKEHIVSDDVLSLAFNQNQQLFRSQNPGLAAVASNAAAAAAAAAAATSAASAVGAPPGAPNGTLQQSQQQQQQMQMAAASQQFLAAQQAQQNAAYAAQQAAPYVINPGQEAAPYMGMIAAAQMPQYYGVAPWGMYPGNLIPQQGTQPRRPLTPSQQGADNQPYQVIPAFLDHTGSLLMGGPRTGTPMRLVSPAPVLVPPGAARAGPPPPQGPQLYQPQPQTAQQNLYSQQNGSSVGGLALNTNSLTGRRDSFDRSTSAFSPSAMDYTSSAVAAANAVNSTVAQAAAVAAAAAAARAKWPGAMSGAGAYGALGAAAAAAAANASASPIGAPLTPPPSAQSCLLGNRAPGAESRQRQMAVGLPATAAAAQAAVNNMFGSNSSLFSSHLAIPGTAAAAAAAAAANSRQVVAAAAVAAAAAGAAGGAGGAPQPGRSRLLEDFRNQRYPNLQLRDLLNHIVEFSQDQHGSRFIQQKLERATAAEKQMVFSEILGAAYSLMTDVFGNYVIQKFFEFGTPEQKNTLGMQVKGHVLQLALQMYGCRVIQKALESISPEQQQEIVHELDGHVLKCVKDQNGNHVVQKCIECVDPVALQFIINAFKGQVYSLSTHPYGCRVIQRILEHCTAEQTTPILDELHENTEQLIQDQYGNYVIQHVLEHGKQEDKSILINSVRGKVLVLSQHKFASNVVEKCVTHATRGERTGLIDEVCTFNDNALHVMMKDQYANYVVQKMIDVSEPTQLKKLMTKIRPHMTALRKYTYGKHINAKLEKYYMKITPISVAGAVSGAGSAAATTSTCSIAATASLAVSLDNSNSSSTNSCSTTTSIASPTICSVQENGSAMIVEPTSPAVSESSSPMVAAVNSGLGPIGPPTAANGVL, from the exons CAATTGTTCCGCTCGCAGAATCCGGGCCTTGCGGCAGTTGCCTCCAATgcagccgccgccgcagcCGCGGCTGCAGCCGCCACATCCGCCGCCAGTGCAGTCGGAGCCCCGCCCGGCGCCCCCAACGGGACGCTGCAgcagtcgcagcagcagcagcagcagatgcagATGGCCGCGGCCTCCCAACAGTTTCTGGCCGCCCAGCAGGCGCAACAGAATGCGGCCTATGCCGCGCAACAGGCGGCCCCGTACGTCATCAATCCGGGCCAGGAGGCCGCCCCCTACATGGGCATGATAGCCGCCGCCCAGATGCCGCAGTACTACGGCGTGGCGCCGTGGGGCATGTACCCCGGGAATCTGATACCACAGCAGGGCACCCAGCCGCGCCGCCCGCTGACGCCCTCGCAGCAGGGAGCCGATAATCAGCCGTATCAG GTCATACCGGCCTTCCTCGATCACACCGGCTCGCTCCTGATGGGTGGACCCCGCACCGGCACGCCGATGCGACTGGTTAGCCCCGCCCCCGTGCTGGTGCCGCCGGGCGCCGCCCGAGCCGGACCCCCGCCGCCGCAGGGCCCACAACTGTaccagccgcagccgcagacAGCCCAACAGAATCTCTACTCGCAGCAGAATGGTTCCAGTGTCGGAG GCCTCGCCTTGAACACAAACTCGTTGACGGGTCGACGGGACTCCTTCGATCGCTCCACATCCGCCTTTAGTCCCTCGGCCATGGACTACACCAGCAGCGCAGTGGCGGCCGCCAACGCGGTCAACAGCACGGTGGCCCAGGCAGCGGCCGTggcggctgctgccgccgctgcccgCGCCAAGTGGCCGGGAGCGATGTCGGGCGCCGGGGCCTACGGGGCCTTGGGAGCAGCAGCCGCTGCTGCGGCGGCCAACGCCTCGGCCAGTCCGATCGGGGCCCCGCTGACGCCGCCCCCGTCGGCCCAGTCCTGTCTGCTGGGCAACCGGGCTCCGGGCGCCGAGTCGCGGCAACGGCAGATGGCCGTGGGCCTTCCGGCCACCGCTGCGGCTGCCCAGGCGGCCGTCAACAACATGTTCGGCTCAAACAGCTCGCTGTTCTCGAGCCATTTGGCCATTCCGGGAactgcggcggcggcagctgcggcagcggcagccaacTCGCGCCAGGTGGTCGCCGCTGCTGCGGTGGCGGCGGCTGCGGCCGGAGCTGCTGGAGGTGCAGGGGGGGCCCCGCAGCCAGGTAGGTCCCGGCTCCTGGAGGACTTCCGGAACCAGCGCTACCCGAATCTGCAGCTGCGCGACCTGTTGAACCACATTGTCGAGTTCTCGCAGGACCAGCACGGATCGCGGTTCATCCAGCAGAAGCTGGAGCGGGCCACGGCCGCCGAGAAACAGATGGTGTTCAGCGAGATTCTTGGCGCCGCCTACAGCCTGATGACGGACGTGTTCGGCAACTATGTCATCCAGAAGTTCTTCGAGTTCGGCACGCCCGAGCAGAAGAACACCCTGGGCATGCAGGTCAAGGGCCACGTGCTGCAGCTGGCATTGCAGATGTACGGCTGCCGCGTGATCCAGAAGGCCCTGGAAAGCATCTCGcccgagcagcagcaggagatcGTGCACGAGCTGGACGGACACGTGCTGAAGTGCGTGAAGGACCAAAACGGCAACCACGTGGTGCAGAAATGCATCGAGTGCGTCGACCCCGTGGCCCTGCAGTTCATCATCAACGCTTTCAAGGGGCAGGTCTACTCGCTGAGCACACATCCCTACGGCTGTCGCGTCATCCAGCGCATCCTCGAGCACTGCACAGCCGAGCAGACCACGCCCATTCTGGACGAGCTGCACGAGAACACCGAGCAGTTGATCCAGGACCAGTACGGCAACTACGTCATACAGCACGTGCTAG AGCACGGCAAGCAGGAGGACAAGTCCATACTCATCAACAGCGTGCGCGGCAAGGTTCTGGTGCTCTCGCAGCACAAATTCGCCTCGAACGTCGTAGAGAAGTGCGTCACCCACGCCACACGCGGCGAGCGCACGGGCCTCATCGACGAGGTGTGCACCTTCAATGACAA CGCCTTGCACGTGATGATGAAGGACCAGTATGCCAACTACGTGGTCCAGAAGATGATCGATGTGTCCGAGCCGACGCAGCTGAAGAAGCTGATGACCAAGATACGGCCCCACATGACGGCCTTGCGCAAGTACACCTACGGGAAGCACATCAACGCCAAGCTGGAGAAATACTACATGAAAATAACGCCCATATCCGTTGCGGGGGCAGTCAGCGGTGCCGGAAGCGCAGCTGCGACCACATCCACATGCTCGATTGCAGCGACCGCATCCTTAGCCGTCTCGCtggacaacagcaacagcagcagcaccaactcTTGTTCGACCACCACCAGCATCGCCTCGCCAACGATTTGCTCCGTGCAGGAGAATGGCAGCGCCATGATTGTCGAACCAACATCGCCAGCTGTGTCCGAGTCGTCATCGCCGATGGTGGCTGCCGTCAACAGTGGCCTTGGTCCCATTGGACCACCAACAGCCGCCAACGGCGTCCTATAA
- the LOC108154994 gene encoding maternal protein pumilio isoform X6 codes for MVVLETASALLGGPYAQGAPALKMVQKRYIGLHQWLGPIRSKELKEHIQLFRSQNPGLAAVASNAAAAAAAAAAATSAASAVGAPPGAPNGTLQQSQQQQQQMQMAAASQQFLAAQQAQQNAAYAAQQAAPYVINPGQEAAPYMGMIAAAQMPQYYGVAPWGMYPGNLIPQQGTQPRRPLTPSQQGADNQPYQVIPAFLDHTGSLLMGGPRTGTPMRLVSPAPVLVPPGAARAGPPPPQGPQLYQPQPQTAQQNLYSQQNGSSVGGLALNTNSLTGRRDSFDRSTSAFSPSAMDYTSSAVAAANAVNSTVAQAAAVAAAAAAARAKWPGAMSGAGAYGALGAAAAAAAANASASPIGAPLTPPPSAQSCLLGNRAPGAESRQRQMAVGLPATAAAAQAAVNNMFGSNSSLFSSHLAIPGTAAAAAAAAAANSRQVVAAAAVAAAAAGAAGGAGGAPQPGRSRLLEDFRNQRYPNLQLRDLLNHIVEFSQDQHGSRFIQQKLERATAAEKQMVFSEILGAAYSLMTDVFGNYVIQKFFEFGTPEQKNTLGMQVKGHVLQLALQMYGCRVIQKALESISPEQQQEIVHELDGHVLKCVKDQNGNHVVQKCIECVDPVALQFIINAFKGQVYSLSTHPYGCRVIQRILEHCTAEQTTPILDELHENTEQLIQDQYGNYVIQHVLEHGKQEDKSILINSVRGKVLVLSQHKFASNVVEKCVTHATRGERTGLIDEVCTFNDNALHVMMKDQYANYVVQKMIDVSEPTQLKKLMTKIRPHMTALRKYTYGKHINAKLEKYYMKITPISVAGAVSGAGSAAATTSTCSIAATASLAVSLDNSNSSSTNSCSTTTSIASPTICSVQENGSAMIVEPTSPAVSESSSPMVAAVNSGLGPIGPPTAANGVL; via the exons CAATTGTTCCGCTCGCAGAATCCGGGCCTTGCGGCAGTTGCCTCCAATgcagccgccgccgcagcCGCGGCTGCAGCCGCCACATCCGCCGCCAGTGCAGTCGGAGCCCCGCCCGGCGCCCCCAACGGGACGCTGCAgcagtcgcagcagcagcagcagcagatgcagATGGCCGCGGCCTCCCAACAGTTTCTGGCCGCCCAGCAGGCGCAACAGAATGCGGCCTATGCCGCGCAACAGGCGGCCCCGTACGTCATCAATCCGGGCCAGGAGGCCGCCCCCTACATGGGCATGATAGCCGCCGCCCAGATGCCGCAGTACTACGGCGTGGCGCCGTGGGGCATGTACCCCGGGAATCTGATACCACAGCAGGGCACCCAGCCGCGCCGCCCGCTGACGCCCTCGCAGCAGGGAGCCGATAATCAGCCGTATCAG GTCATACCGGCCTTCCTCGATCACACCGGCTCGCTCCTGATGGGTGGACCCCGCACCGGCACGCCGATGCGACTGGTTAGCCCCGCCCCCGTGCTGGTGCCGCCGGGCGCCGCCCGAGCCGGACCCCCGCCGCCGCAGGGCCCACAACTGTaccagccgcagccgcagacAGCCCAACAGAATCTCTACTCGCAGCAGAATGGTTCCAGTGTCGGAG GCCTCGCCTTGAACACAAACTCGTTGACGGGTCGACGGGACTCCTTCGATCGCTCCACATCCGCCTTTAGTCCCTCGGCCATGGACTACACCAGCAGCGCAGTGGCGGCCGCCAACGCGGTCAACAGCACGGTGGCCCAGGCAGCGGCCGTggcggctgctgccgccgctgcccgCGCCAAGTGGCCGGGAGCGATGTCGGGCGCCGGGGCCTACGGGGCCTTGGGAGCAGCAGCCGCTGCTGCGGCGGCCAACGCCTCGGCCAGTCCGATCGGGGCCCCGCTGACGCCGCCCCCGTCGGCCCAGTCCTGTCTGCTGGGCAACCGGGCTCCGGGCGCCGAGTCGCGGCAACGGCAGATGGCCGTGGGCCTTCCGGCCACCGCTGCGGCTGCCCAGGCGGCCGTCAACAACATGTTCGGCTCAAACAGCTCGCTGTTCTCGAGCCATTTGGCCATTCCGGGAactgcggcggcggcagctgcggcagcggcagccaacTCGCGCCAGGTGGTCGCCGCTGCTGCGGTGGCGGCGGCTGCGGCCGGAGCTGCTGGAGGTGCAGGGGGGGCCCCGCAGCCAGGTAGGTCCCGGCTCCTGGAGGACTTCCGGAACCAGCGCTACCCGAATCTGCAGCTGCGCGACCTGTTGAACCACATTGTCGAGTTCTCGCAGGACCAGCACGGATCGCGGTTCATCCAGCAGAAGCTGGAGCGGGCCACGGCCGCCGAGAAACAGATGGTGTTCAGCGAGATTCTTGGCGCCGCCTACAGCCTGATGACGGACGTGTTCGGCAACTATGTCATCCAGAAGTTCTTCGAGTTCGGCACGCCCGAGCAGAAGAACACCCTGGGCATGCAGGTCAAGGGCCACGTGCTGCAGCTGGCATTGCAGATGTACGGCTGCCGCGTGATCCAGAAGGCCCTGGAAAGCATCTCGcccgagcagcagcaggagatcGTGCACGAGCTGGACGGACACGTGCTGAAGTGCGTGAAGGACCAAAACGGCAACCACGTGGTGCAGAAATGCATCGAGTGCGTCGACCCCGTGGCCCTGCAGTTCATCATCAACGCTTTCAAGGGGCAGGTCTACTCGCTGAGCACACATCCCTACGGCTGTCGCGTCATCCAGCGCATCCTCGAGCACTGCACAGCCGAGCAGACCACGCCCATTCTGGACGAGCTGCACGAGAACACCGAGCAGTTGATCCAGGACCAGTACGGCAACTACGTCATACAGCACGTGCTAG AGCACGGCAAGCAGGAGGACAAGTCCATACTCATCAACAGCGTGCGCGGCAAGGTTCTGGTGCTCTCGCAGCACAAATTCGCCTCGAACGTCGTAGAGAAGTGCGTCACCCACGCCACACGCGGCGAGCGCACGGGCCTCATCGACGAGGTGTGCACCTTCAATGACAA CGCCTTGCACGTGATGATGAAGGACCAGTATGCCAACTACGTGGTCCAGAAGATGATCGATGTGTCCGAGCCGACGCAGCTGAAGAAGCTGATGACCAAGATACGGCCCCACATGACGGCCTTGCGCAAGTACACCTACGGGAAGCACATCAACGCCAAGCTGGAGAAATACTACATGAAAATAACGCCCATATCCGTTGCGGGGGCAGTCAGCGGTGCCGGAAGCGCAGCTGCGACCACATCCACATGCTCGATTGCAGCGACCGCATCCTTAGCCGTCTCGCtggacaacagcaacagcagcagcaccaactcTTGTTCGACCACCACCAGCATCGCCTCGCCAACGATTTGCTCCGTGCAGGAGAATGGCAGCGCCATGATTGTCGAACCAACATCGCCAGCTGTGTCCGAGTCGTCATCGCCGATGGTGGCTGCCGTCAACAGTGGCCTTGGTCCCATTGGACCACCAACAGCCGCCAACGGCGTCCTATAA
- the LOC108154994 gene encoding maternal protein pumilio isoform X3 has translation MVVLETASALLGGPYAQGAPALKMVQKRYIGLHQWLGPIRSKELKEHIVGDNVSDDVLSLAFNQNQQLFRSQNPGLAAVASNAAAAAAAAAAATSAASAVGAPPGAPNGTLQQSQQQQQQMQMAAASQQFLAAQQAQQNAAYAAQQAAPYVINPGQEAAPYMGMIAAAQMPQYYGVAPWGMYPGNLIPQQGTQPRRPLTPSQQGADNQPYQVIPAFLDHTGSLLMGGPRTGTPMRLVSPAPVLVPPGAARAGPPPPQGPQLYQPQPQTAQQNLYSQQNGSSVGGLALNTNSLTGRRDSFDRSTSAFSPSAMDYTSSAVAAANAVNSTVAQAAAVAAAAAAARAKWPGAMSGAGAYGALGAAAAAAAANASASPIGAPLTPPPSAQSCLLGNRAPGAESRQRQMAVGLPATAAAAQAAVNNMFGSNSSLFSSHLAIPGTAAAAAAAAAANSRQVVAAAAVAAAAAGAAGGAGGAPQPGRSRLLEDFRNQRYPNLQLRDLLNHIVEFSQDQHGSRFIQQKLERATAAEKQMVFSEILGAAYSLMTDVFGNYVIQKFFEFGTPEQKNTLGMQVKGHVLQLALQMYGCRVIQKALESISPEQQQEIVHELDGHVLKCVKDQNGNHVVQKCIECVDPVALQFIINAFKGQVYSLSTHPYGCRVIQRILEHCTAEQTTPILDELHENTEQLIQDQYGNYVIQHVLEHGKQEDKSILINSVRGKVLVLSQHKFASNVVEKCVTHATRGERTGLIDEVCTFNDNALHVMMKDQYANYVVQKMIDVSEPTQLKKLMTKIRPHMTALRKYTYGKHINAKLEKYYMKITPISVAGAVSGAGSAAATTSTCSIAATASLAVSLDNSNSSSTNSCSTTTSIASPTICSVQENGSAMIVEPTSPAVSESSSPMVAAVNSGLGPIGPPTAANGVL, from the exons CAATTGTTCCGCTCGCAGAATCCGGGCCTTGCGGCAGTTGCCTCCAATgcagccgccgccgcagcCGCGGCTGCAGCCGCCACATCCGCCGCCAGTGCAGTCGGAGCCCCGCCCGGCGCCCCCAACGGGACGCTGCAgcagtcgcagcagcagcagcagcagatgcagATGGCCGCGGCCTCCCAACAGTTTCTGGCCGCCCAGCAGGCGCAACAGAATGCGGCCTATGCCGCGCAACAGGCGGCCCCGTACGTCATCAATCCGGGCCAGGAGGCCGCCCCCTACATGGGCATGATAGCCGCCGCCCAGATGCCGCAGTACTACGGCGTGGCGCCGTGGGGCATGTACCCCGGGAATCTGATACCACAGCAGGGCACCCAGCCGCGCCGCCCGCTGACGCCCTCGCAGCAGGGAGCCGATAATCAGCCGTATCAG GTCATACCGGCCTTCCTCGATCACACCGGCTCGCTCCTGATGGGTGGACCCCGCACCGGCACGCCGATGCGACTGGTTAGCCCCGCCCCCGTGCTGGTGCCGCCGGGCGCCGCCCGAGCCGGACCCCCGCCGCCGCAGGGCCCACAACTGTaccagccgcagccgcagacAGCCCAACAGAATCTCTACTCGCAGCAGAATGGTTCCAGTGTCGGAG GCCTCGCCTTGAACACAAACTCGTTGACGGGTCGACGGGACTCCTTCGATCGCTCCACATCCGCCTTTAGTCCCTCGGCCATGGACTACACCAGCAGCGCAGTGGCGGCCGCCAACGCGGTCAACAGCACGGTGGCCCAGGCAGCGGCCGTggcggctgctgccgccgctgcccgCGCCAAGTGGCCGGGAGCGATGTCGGGCGCCGGGGCCTACGGGGCCTTGGGAGCAGCAGCCGCTGCTGCGGCGGCCAACGCCTCGGCCAGTCCGATCGGGGCCCCGCTGACGCCGCCCCCGTCGGCCCAGTCCTGTCTGCTGGGCAACCGGGCTCCGGGCGCCGAGTCGCGGCAACGGCAGATGGCCGTGGGCCTTCCGGCCACCGCTGCGGCTGCCCAGGCGGCCGTCAACAACATGTTCGGCTCAAACAGCTCGCTGTTCTCGAGCCATTTGGCCATTCCGGGAactgcggcggcggcagctgcggcagcggcagccaacTCGCGCCAGGTGGTCGCCGCTGCTGCGGTGGCGGCGGCTGCGGCCGGAGCTGCTGGAGGTGCAGGGGGGGCCCCGCAGCCAGGTAGGTCCCGGCTCCTGGAGGACTTCCGGAACCAGCGCTACCCGAATCTGCAGCTGCGCGACCTGTTGAACCACATTGTCGAGTTCTCGCAGGACCAGCACGGATCGCGGTTCATCCAGCAGAAGCTGGAGCGGGCCACGGCCGCCGAGAAACAGATGGTGTTCAGCGAGATTCTTGGCGCCGCCTACAGCCTGATGACGGACGTGTTCGGCAACTATGTCATCCAGAAGTTCTTCGAGTTCGGCACGCCCGAGCAGAAGAACACCCTGGGCATGCAGGTCAAGGGCCACGTGCTGCAGCTGGCATTGCAGATGTACGGCTGCCGCGTGATCCAGAAGGCCCTGGAAAGCATCTCGcccgagcagcagcaggagatcGTGCACGAGCTGGACGGACACGTGCTGAAGTGCGTGAAGGACCAAAACGGCAACCACGTGGTGCAGAAATGCATCGAGTGCGTCGACCCCGTGGCCCTGCAGTTCATCATCAACGCTTTCAAGGGGCAGGTCTACTCGCTGAGCACACATCCCTACGGCTGTCGCGTCATCCAGCGCATCCTCGAGCACTGCACAGCCGAGCAGACCACGCCCATTCTGGACGAGCTGCACGAGAACACCGAGCAGTTGATCCAGGACCAGTACGGCAACTACGTCATACAGCACGTGCTAG AGCACGGCAAGCAGGAGGACAAGTCCATACTCATCAACAGCGTGCGCGGCAAGGTTCTGGTGCTCTCGCAGCACAAATTCGCCTCGAACGTCGTAGAGAAGTGCGTCACCCACGCCACACGCGGCGAGCGCACGGGCCTCATCGACGAGGTGTGCACCTTCAATGACAA CGCCTTGCACGTGATGATGAAGGACCAGTATGCCAACTACGTGGTCCAGAAGATGATCGATGTGTCCGAGCCGACGCAGCTGAAGAAGCTGATGACCAAGATACGGCCCCACATGACGGCCTTGCGCAAGTACACCTACGGGAAGCACATCAACGCCAAGCTGGAGAAATACTACATGAAAATAACGCCCATATCCGTTGCGGGGGCAGTCAGCGGTGCCGGAAGCGCAGCTGCGACCACATCCACATGCTCGATTGCAGCGACCGCATCCTTAGCCGTCTCGCtggacaacagcaacagcagcagcaccaactcTTGTTCGACCACCACCAGCATCGCCTCGCCAACGATTTGCTCCGTGCAGGAGAATGGCAGCGCCATGATTGTCGAACCAACATCGCCAGCTGTGTCCGAGTCGTCATCGCCGATGGTGGCTGCCGTCAACAGTGGCCTTGGTCCCATTGGACCACCAACAGCCGCCAACGGCGTCCTATAA
- the LOC108154994 gene encoding maternal protein pumilio isoform X5: MVVLETASALLGGPYAQGAPALKMVQKRYIGLHQWLGPIRSKELKEHIVGDNQLFRSQNPGLAAVASNAAAAAAAAAAATSAASAVGAPPGAPNGTLQQSQQQQQQMQMAAASQQFLAAQQAQQNAAYAAQQAAPYVINPGQEAAPYMGMIAAAQMPQYYGVAPWGMYPGNLIPQQGTQPRRPLTPSQQGADNQPYQVIPAFLDHTGSLLMGGPRTGTPMRLVSPAPVLVPPGAARAGPPPPQGPQLYQPQPQTAQQNLYSQQNGSSVGGLALNTNSLTGRRDSFDRSTSAFSPSAMDYTSSAVAAANAVNSTVAQAAAVAAAAAAARAKWPGAMSGAGAYGALGAAAAAAAANASASPIGAPLTPPPSAQSCLLGNRAPGAESRQRQMAVGLPATAAAAQAAVNNMFGSNSSLFSSHLAIPGTAAAAAAAAAANSRQVVAAAAVAAAAAGAAGGAGGAPQPGRSRLLEDFRNQRYPNLQLRDLLNHIVEFSQDQHGSRFIQQKLERATAAEKQMVFSEILGAAYSLMTDVFGNYVIQKFFEFGTPEQKNTLGMQVKGHVLQLALQMYGCRVIQKALESISPEQQQEIVHELDGHVLKCVKDQNGNHVVQKCIECVDPVALQFIINAFKGQVYSLSTHPYGCRVIQRILEHCTAEQTTPILDELHENTEQLIQDQYGNYVIQHVLEHGKQEDKSILINSVRGKVLVLSQHKFASNVVEKCVTHATRGERTGLIDEVCTFNDNALHVMMKDQYANYVVQKMIDVSEPTQLKKLMTKIRPHMTALRKYTYGKHINAKLEKYYMKITPISVAGAVSGAGSAAATTSTCSIAATASLAVSLDNSNSSSTNSCSTTTSIASPTICSVQENGSAMIVEPTSPAVSESSSPMVAAVNSGLGPIGPPTAANGVL, translated from the exons CAATTGTTCCGCTCGCAGAATCCGGGCCTTGCGGCAGTTGCCTCCAATgcagccgccgccgcagcCGCGGCTGCAGCCGCCACATCCGCCGCCAGTGCAGTCGGAGCCCCGCCCGGCGCCCCCAACGGGACGCTGCAgcagtcgcagcagcagcagcagcagatgcagATGGCCGCGGCCTCCCAACAGTTTCTGGCCGCCCAGCAGGCGCAACAGAATGCGGCCTATGCCGCGCAACAGGCGGCCCCGTACGTCATCAATCCGGGCCAGGAGGCCGCCCCCTACATGGGCATGATAGCCGCCGCCCAGATGCCGCAGTACTACGGCGTGGCGCCGTGGGGCATGTACCCCGGGAATCTGATACCACAGCAGGGCACCCAGCCGCGCCGCCCGCTGACGCCCTCGCAGCAGGGAGCCGATAATCAGCCGTATCAG GTCATACCGGCCTTCCTCGATCACACCGGCTCGCTCCTGATGGGTGGACCCCGCACCGGCACGCCGATGCGACTGGTTAGCCCCGCCCCCGTGCTGGTGCCGCCGGGCGCCGCCCGAGCCGGACCCCCGCCGCCGCAGGGCCCACAACTGTaccagccgcagccgcagacAGCCCAACAGAATCTCTACTCGCAGCAGAATGGTTCCAGTGTCGGAG GCCTCGCCTTGAACACAAACTCGTTGACGGGTCGACGGGACTCCTTCGATCGCTCCACATCCGCCTTTAGTCCCTCGGCCATGGACTACACCAGCAGCGCAGTGGCGGCCGCCAACGCGGTCAACAGCACGGTGGCCCAGGCAGCGGCCGTggcggctgctgccgccgctgcccgCGCCAAGTGGCCGGGAGCGATGTCGGGCGCCGGGGCCTACGGGGCCTTGGGAGCAGCAGCCGCTGCTGCGGCGGCCAACGCCTCGGCCAGTCCGATCGGGGCCCCGCTGACGCCGCCCCCGTCGGCCCAGTCCTGTCTGCTGGGCAACCGGGCTCCGGGCGCCGAGTCGCGGCAACGGCAGATGGCCGTGGGCCTTCCGGCCACCGCTGCGGCTGCCCAGGCGGCCGTCAACAACATGTTCGGCTCAAACAGCTCGCTGTTCTCGAGCCATTTGGCCATTCCGGGAactgcggcggcggcagctgcggcagcggcagccaacTCGCGCCAGGTGGTCGCCGCTGCTGCGGTGGCGGCGGCTGCGGCCGGAGCTGCTGGAGGTGCAGGGGGGGCCCCGCAGCCAGGTAGGTCCCGGCTCCTGGAGGACTTCCGGAACCAGCGCTACCCGAATCTGCAGCTGCGCGACCTGTTGAACCACATTGTCGAGTTCTCGCAGGACCAGCACGGATCGCGGTTCATCCAGCAGAAGCTGGAGCGGGCCACGGCCGCCGAGAAACAGATGGTGTTCAGCGAGATTCTTGGCGCCGCCTACAGCCTGATGACGGACGTGTTCGGCAACTATGTCATCCAGAAGTTCTTCGAGTTCGGCACGCCCGAGCAGAAGAACACCCTGGGCATGCAGGTCAAGGGCCACGTGCTGCAGCTGGCATTGCAGATGTACGGCTGCCGCGTGATCCAGAAGGCCCTGGAAAGCATCTCGcccgagcagcagcaggagatcGTGCACGAGCTGGACGGACACGTGCTGAAGTGCGTGAAGGACCAAAACGGCAACCACGTGGTGCAGAAATGCATCGAGTGCGTCGACCCCGTGGCCCTGCAGTTCATCATCAACGCTTTCAAGGGGCAGGTCTACTCGCTGAGCACACATCCCTACGGCTGTCGCGTCATCCAGCGCATCCTCGAGCACTGCACAGCCGAGCAGACCACGCCCATTCTGGACGAGCTGCACGAGAACACCGAGCAGTTGATCCAGGACCAGTACGGCAACTACGTCATACAGCACGTGCTAG AGCACGGCAAGCAGGAGGACAAGTCCATACTCATCAACAGCGTGCGCGGCAAGGTTCTGGTGCTCTCGCAGCACAAATTCGCCTCGAACGTCGTAGAGAAGTGCGTCACCCACGCCACACGCGGCGAGCGCACGGGCCTCATCGACGAGGTGTGCACCTTCAATGACAA CGCCTTGCACGTGATGATGAAGGACCAGTATGCCAACTACGTGGTCCAGAAGATGATCGATGTGTCCGAGCCGACGCAGCTGAAGAAGCTGATGACCAAGATACGGCCCCACATGACGGCCTTGCGCAAGTACACCTACGGGAAGCACATCAACGCCAAGCTGGAGAAATACTACATGAAAATAACGCCCATATCCGTTGCGGGGGCAGTCAGCGGTGCCGGAAGCGCAGCTGCGACCACATCCACATGCTCGATTGCAGCGACCGCATCCTTAGCCGTCTCGCtggacaacagcaacagcagcagcaccaactcTTGTTCGACCACCACCAGCATCGCCTCGCCAACGATTTGCTCCGTGCAGGAGAATGGCAGCGCCATGATTGTCGAACCAACATCGCCAGCTGTGTCCGAGTCGTCATCGCCGATGGTGGCTGCCGTCAACAGTGGCCTTGGTCCCATTGGACCACCAACAGCCGCCAACGGCGTCCTATAA